The DNA sequence GTTCCTACAGCATTTTTAGCTTCACAAGGCCTTTTTGTAGCAATCATTCTTGGTTTAGTGAATGGTTATATCTATCAATGGTTCATCAATCATAATGTCCAAATTAAAATGCCTGATGGTGTTCCACCGGCAGTTTCAAAAAGTTTCAGCGCCATTATTCCAGGTGCAGTGATTATCACAGGCTGGTTGTTGGTTTATGCCCTCTTAGCTAGTCTAAAACTGCCAAACCTACATGCTGTAGCACAGACTGTCTTAGGAAAACCGTTAGGTTTGCTTGGCAATAATTTATTTGGTTTGATAATTCTAGTTGCTTTAAATAGTTCATTCTGGTTTGTTGGACTTCATGGAGGAAATGTTGTCAATGCGGTTATGAAACCATTGTGGCTTTCGAATCTCGATGCCAATAAAGTTGCTTATCAAGCAGGGGAAAAACTACCGCATATCTTTACCAGTGTCTTTATGGATAATTTCGTCTTCATTGGCGGTGGCGGCGCAACTATTGGCTTGGTATTAGCGATTGGTTATTTGGCGAAAAAGAGAAAATCAAGCAAGCAGATCAAAACACTGGCACCTATTACAGTGGTTTCAGGTTTGTTCAATATCAATGAGCCAACGATGTTTGGTGTTCCAATTGTCTTAAATATCTTGCTTCTGTTCCCATTCATTTTGGCACCGATTGCGAATCTCATCGTTGCATGGTCATCCATGGCAAGTGGTCTTGTACCGTTAACATATACTGACCCAGGTTGGACAACTCCTCCGATTATTAGTGGCTTGCTGGCAACGGGAAGTTTTAAAGCGTCTATTTTACAAGCTGTTCTTATTGTGATTGATATTTTAATCTATATTCCATTTGTAATTACTATTGAAAAACGCTTTAAAGCAGAAGAAAATCAGTAGGGAGATGAGAATATGAAACGATTAATTAGTGCAAATCCTTCGGAAATTTTGAATATGACAGCCCAAGAGCTCAAGCAAAGCATTCAAGCGAGTGAAGGGCGAGTTGTTTTATCCGAAAATGTTGTCATTCGTGAAACCTTTGTCGGAGATATCACCAATGCTGAAATTGCAAGAGCTTTCGGCGCAGATATGATTTTACTGAATTGTTTAGATGTTTTTAATCCAAAGATCTTTGGATTGGACTGTGAAGACAGTCAAGTGGTTCGAGAGCTCCATCGCTTAGTCGGAGCACCAATCGGGGTCAATCTAGAACCTGTTGATTTGCAAGCAGATATGTTGGAAGAAGTGCAAGTGATTGCTGCTGGTCGACAAGCCAGTCAAGCTTCTTTTGAGCAAATCGAAAAATTAGGTTTTGATTTTGTTTGTTTGACAGGAAATCCCGGTACAGGAGTTAGCAATAAAGAAATTGTTGCTGCGGTGAAATTGGCTAAACAATATTTCTCAGGTTTGATTATAGCTGGGAAAATGCACGGTGCAGGAGTGTCTGAGCCGGTTGCAGATCTTCAGACAGCTGAACAATTATTAGAAGCGGGTGCAGATGTGATTTTGGTGCCAGCCGTTGGAACGGTTCCTGCTTTCAACGATGAAGAAATGAGAGCTGTCGTAGATCTAGTACATAGTAAAAGAGGTTTAGTCTTAAGCGCTATTGGGACTAGTCAAGAGACATCAGATGTGGATACGATTAAACAAATCGCACTTCGTAATAAAATTTGTGGTGTGGATATTCAACATATTGGGGATGCAGGCTATGGTGGTTTGGCAGTAGTGGATAATATTTATGCACTGAGCAATACTATTCGTGGTGTTCGACATACTGTGTCACGTTTAGCAAGATCCGTTAATCGGTAGAGAGTAATTATTTGATAAAATAGAAGGAGTAAACATGGCTAAAACAACCATTATGTTAGCATGTGCTGCGGGTATGAGTACCAGCTTGCTTGTTACAAAAATGCAAGCTGCAGCCGATGAAAAAGGATTAGATGCAGAGATTTTTGCAGTCCCAGCTCAAGAAGTGGACGATATAATTTTGGAGAAAAAAGTAGATGTTTTGCTATTAGGACCGCAAGTTCGGTATCTATTAGAGCAATTTACGGAAAAATTGAAAGATAAAAACATTCCAACTGGAGTTATCCCAATGGTGGATTATGGCATGATGAACGGTTCAAAGGTATTGGCATTAGCTGAGGAACTGATCGAAGGCTAGAGGTTCGATATGGAAAATTCAAATTTAGAAAGTATCATGTCCCTCATTATGTATGGTGGCGAGGCAAAGAGCAATGCCTTTGAAGCGATTCAAAAAGCTAAAAAAGGCTGTTTTGAAGAAGCACGTGAAAAATTAAAATTAGCTAACAAGGATTTAATATCGGCTCATAAATCTCAAACCGAAATGCTGACACAGGAAGCTCAAGGTGAAAAGATTGAGCTTAGTCTTTTGATGGTGCATGCTCAGGATCATTTGATGACAAGTTTGACTTTTATTGACTTGGCAAAAGAAGTCGTTGCAGTATATGAACGACTAAACCAAGTGGCTAAATAATCTAACATCATTCTCTTTAAGAACTTTGATAGGTTGAACGACTTGTCAAAGTTTTTTTAAATAATTAACAGACGATTATTTTATTTATCACCTGATAATTATTTAAAAAAACTTTAGAAACCGCTTGCAATAAAATAAATTTGTGCTATACCTAATTTACGGATTGTTACTGGTCATGCAGGCAAAACCTAGACAAATACGAGATATGAAGTAGGGGAACTGCTTTCTATTTGGTATGTGTTTAGGTTTTTTGTTACCGTTGTTCTATATTTATATGTGCAACAACACAGCTGACCTAAAAAATAAAGGAGGTCCATTATGGCAAAAGATTATACTGACTTAGCTCAGGATATTGTTGCTCACGTTGGTGGTAAGGAAAATATCATCAAGTTAGTGCACTGTGTGACGCGTTTGCGTTTTTCTCTGAAAGATGAGAGCAAGGCAGATACGGAATACTTGAAAAATAGAGACGGTATTGTAACGGTTGTAAAAGCTGGTGGACAATACCAAGTGGTGATTGGGAACCACGTGCCAGATGTGTATGCGGCAGTCATTAAGGAAGCAGGTATTTCTGGTGAGGGAAGTATTGATGTGGATGAGGGAGATGTTCCGCAAGGCAATCTCTTTGACCGATTTATCGCTTTGGTGTCAGGACTTTTCCAACCAATGCTGGGAGCTCTTTCTGCAGCTGGTATGATCAAAGGTGTAGTTGCCATTATGGCAGCTTGTGGTGTTAAGTCGACAGACGGTGCTTATGTCATCTTAAATGCCGCTGGTGACGGATTCTTCCAATTCTTACCATTGATTCTGGCTTTGACTGCTGCTAAGCGGTTTAAAATGGAAAAATTCACAGCGCTTGCGATTGGCTTTGCCTTGGTTTATCCCAATATCGCAGCTAGCTTTACAGCTGCTAAACCACTCTACACGCTATTTGCAGGAACTTTTATTGAGTCAAAAATCTACGCAACTTTCTTAGGTTTGCCGATTATCTTCCCTGCTTCTAGTTATCTATCAACTGTATTACCAATCATTCTAGCAATTTGGGTCGGCTCAAAAATTGAAAAATTCTTTAAACGAATTATTCCAGATGTTGTCAAAGTCTTTGTTGTTCCATTCTTTGTTATCTTAATCACGGTACCGTTATCATTTCTTGTCATTGGACCAGTCATGACATGAGCTTCTGATATAGTCGGTGCTATTTTCACAGGTATTTATAGCTTCAGCCCAATTATTTATGGAATTATTCTGGGTGCTTTGTGGCAAGTGCTGGTTATGTTCGGTCTCCACTGGGGATTGGTGCCGCTTGCAATTTTGGAATTACAAAAAGGACCAGGTGTCATTCTTGTAGCTTCCATTGCTATTTGCTTTGCGCAAGCAGGAGCATTGCTCAATATCTTCTTGCGTACAAAAGAAGAAAAAGTCAAACAGTTGGCTATTCCAGCCTTTATCTCAGCTTTGTTTGGGGTAACAGAACCAGCTATTTACGGGATTACCTTGCCAATGCGAACACCATTTATTGTGACTTGTATTGCTGGTGCGGTTCAAGGGGCTTATCTCGCTTTCTTTAATGCCAAAATGCAAGTAATGGGTGGAATGGGGCTCTTTGCGATTCCGTCTTTCATTGATCCAAAAGATTCACTATTACTCATTCACTTCCTTGTAGCAATTGCAATCAGTTTTGTTCTTGGATTTGTATTGACCCAACTTACAAAAATTCCAACTCTTTATGATGGGGCACAAGAAGTCGCTGCTGAAGAAATCAATCAGCCAGTTGAAGAGATTGCTCCTGAACAGGTTATCACAGCTCCGCTTAGTGGGAAAGTGGTCGCACTTGAAGACACACCTGATGCTGTTTTTGCAAGTGGCGCAATGGGTCAAGGTGTAGCAATTGAACCTAGCGTTGGTGAAGTTGTCGCTCCTGCTGACGGTGTGATTCGTCTGCTTTTCCCAACCAACCATGCGATTGGTTTAGCGACTGATGATGGCGCTGAAATCTTGATTCACGTAGGTATGGATACAGTCGCTCTTGAAGGAGAAGGCTTTATGGCACATGTTACTCAAGGCTCAAAGGTCAAGGCGGGTCAATTATTGCTAAGCTTTGATATAGATGCTATCAAAAAAGCAGGTTATCCTGTTACAACTCCAATCATTGTAACCAATACAGCTGATTATAAGACAGTTGAAGCATTAGCTGGCGGCGATGTGAAACTAGGCGATGATTTGCTGAAAGTAAGTAAATAATCTAAGAAAAGGACAAGCAAAATTTGTAGAGTTCCAAAACAGTTGGTCGAAAAAATCAACTAGAGCTACTACAAGCATGCTTTGTCCTTTTTATTATTTATCATTTCCTGCGTCATGTTTGCTTCTTTGTGCTACAATGTAGATAGAGGAGAATGGAACATGAAAAGATCAGAACGAAAAATACAGTCAGCAACTAATTGGCAGTTTATTTTAGGCTTGCTTTGCGTAGTGTTTTTAGTAGCAGGTGTGATTTTATTAGCTGAAAAAATAAACGATAGCATGAAGATTAAGGCAAAGCCGACAAAAACAAGTATTGTACAAAAGGAAAAAACGTCTTCTTCCCAAAACGGTGTACAGACGGCTCGTATCATGGCAAATGGAGATTTGCTGTATCATGACCTTCTATATATGAGTGCTTTACAGTCAGACGGAACGTATGATTTCACAGAAAACTATCAATATGTCAAACCTTGGCTGAAAAAAGCGGACTTGGTATTAGGAGACTTCGAGGGGACGATTCGACCAAATTATCCTTTGGCAGGCTATCCGCTGTTCAATGCGCCAGAGTCGGTGGTATCCGCTATCAAAGATGCTGGTTATCAAGTGGTGGATTTGGCACACAATCATATTTTGGATTCTCAATTGGAAGGTGTTTTTTCAACGGCAAAAGCATTTGAGCAGCACGGAATTACACCGATTGGGGTCTATACTCATAAAAATCGGGATAAATCATCACTTGTCATTAAAAAAGTAAATGGGATTAAAATTGCACTTCTAGCTTATTCTTATGGATTTAATGGTTTGGAAGAAAACCTCTCTCAGGCAGACTACAATCATCATTTGTCAGATTTAAATGAAGAAAAGATGAAAAAAGAAATTGAGCGAGCCGAAAAAGAGGCAGACATTACCATTGTCATGCCTCAGATGGGGGTTGAATATCAATTGGAACCGACACAGGAGCAAAAAACTCTTTATCATAAGATGATTGAGTGGGGAGCGGATATTATTTTCGGCGGGCATCCGCATGTCGTTGAGCCGTCAGAAGTCGTCACACAAAATGGACAAAAGAAATTCATTATCTATTCTATGGGTAATTTCATCTCCAATCAGCGAATTGAGACGATGGACGGTGTGGAAAATAAGAAATGGACAGAGCGCGGCGTGCTTATGGACGTGACGGTTGAAAAATCAAAGAAAGGGACGATTATCAAGGATGTACAGGCACATCCGAGTTGGGTGAGTCGTGTGGCGAAAGGAACGTATTCACCAGAAGGCTATCCTCTCTACACCTATCAGACCTATATTTTAGAAGATTTCATTGAAGGTGGAAAATACCGTGATAAATTAGATCAAGCCACCAAAGAACGAATTGACACAGCTTATCAGGAAATGAAGGAGCATGTAAATTTGAAATGGGACGAATAGTTGAGATTAAAATAAAAAGCGCTTAAATGAGTCTTGCTGTAGACGACGTTTAAGCGTTTTTGAATATTTTAAAGTGGTTCTAGCTCATCCGCTTGGAAAACTGTTTACCTAACCAGAGTGCAAAAAAGAGATTGCTGATAATGATGAGAACGCCAATGAGACTGAAAACAAGAAGTTCAATTGTGTTGATATGAAGTAAAGTGGTGGTTTTCCAAATGATAATACTGCTAACTGGTAAGCATAGGATAGAGGTCGCAAGAGCTGGGATATAGCGCCTAAGCCAGATAGCTTGCAGGATATGAGTCACCAAATGAAGAGCAAAAGCCACAAATCCTCCCAGCCAGATGAGATAAAGTAGGCGGGTGTGGTAAAAAAGAGCAAAGAAAGAAATGAGGGATACCACGACAAATTCCTCTGCCACAGCTAGCGCGAAACCTTCTGTGGATAAGCCTTTGTGGGTATTTAGAATGAAGGCAGCTTTTTTCTCCAGCAGTTTTTCATTCCGCTCTATCCACGGCATGAAGCCGATGATTTCTTCTAAATCATGAAAAATGAACAGCATCGGAAACAACCAGATA is a window from the Streptococcus anginosus subsp. whileyi MAS624 genome containing:
- a CDS encoding PTS sugar transporter subunit IIC: MDKFLQAKLMPIAIKLGNNKGLVAIRDGITLAVPLLLIGSLFMVIASFPVPGWEAYLTKIGVSAYLWKGVDSSFGLIGLVASFGIAYYMSRQYKVDGIPSGIISLAAFITVTPFLATKTGNGVPTAFLASQGLFVAIILGLVNGYIYQWFINHNVQIKMPDGVPPAVSKSFSAIIPGAVIITGWLLVYALLASLKLPNLHAVAQTVLGKPLGLLGNNLFGLIILVALNSSFWFVGLHGGNVVNAVMKPLWLSNLDANKVAYQAGEKLPHIFTSVFMDNFVFIGGGGATIGLVLAIGYLAKKRKSSKQIKTLAPITVVSGLFNINEPTMFGVPIVLNILLLFPFILAPIANLIVAWSSMASGLVPLTYTDPGWTTPPIISGLLATGSFKASILQAVLIVIDILIYIPFVITIEKRFKAEENQ
- a CDS encoding phosphonomutase-like protein, which encodes MKRLISANPSEILNMTAQELKQSIQASEGRVVLSENVVIRETFVGDITNAEIARAFGADMILLNCLDVFNPKIFGLDCEDSQVVRELHRLVGAPIGVNLEPVDLQADMLEEVQVIAAGRQASQASFEQIEKLGFDFVCLTGNPGTGVSNKEIVAAVKLAKQYFSGLIIAGKMHGAGVSEPVADLQTAEQLLEAGADVILVPAVGTVPAFNDEEMRAVVDLVHSKRGLVLSAIGTSQETSDVDTIKQIALRNKICGVDIQHIGDAGYGGLAVVDNIYALSNTIRGVRHTVSRLARSVNR
- a CDS encoding PTS sugar transporter subunit IIB, giving the protein MAKTTIMLACAAGMSTSLLVTKMQAAADEKGLDAEIFAVPAQEVDDIILEKKVDVLLLGPQVRYLLEQFTEKLKDKNIPTGVIPMVDYGMMNGSKVLALAEELIEG
- a CDS encoding PTS lactose/cellobiose transporter subunit IIA, whose product is MENSNLESIMSLIMYGGEAKSNAFEAIQKAKKGCFEEAREKLKLANKDLISAHKSQTEMLTQEAQGEKIELSLLMVHAQDHLMTSLTFIDLAKEVVAVYERLNQVAK
- a CDS encoding CapA family protein, with the protein product MKRSERKIQSATNWQFILGLLCVVFLVAGVILLAEKINDSMKIKAKPTKTSIVQKEKTSSSQNGVQTARIMANGDLLYHDLLYMSALQSDGTYDFTENYQYVKPWLKKADLVLGDFEGTIRPNYPLAGYPLFNAPESVVSAIKDAGYQVVDLAHNHILDSQLEGVFSTAKAFEQHGITPIGVYTHKNRDKSSLVIKKVNGIKIALLAYSYGFNGLEENLSQADYNHHLSDLNEEKMKKEIERAEKEADITIVMPQMGVEYQLEPTQEQKTLYHKMIEWGADIIFGGHPHVVEPSEVVTQNGQKKFIIYSMGNFISNQRIETMDGVENKKWTERGVLMDVTVEKSKKGTIIKDVQAHPSWVSRVAKGTYSPEGYPLYTYQTYILEDFIEGGKYRDKLDQATKERIDTAYQEMKEHVNLKWDE
- a CDS encoding HXXEE domain-containing protein, with amino-acid sequence MKDTIWLFPMLFIFHDLEEIIGFMPWIERNEKLLEKKAAFILNTHKGLSTEGFALAVAEEFVVVSLISFFALFYHTRLLYLIWLGGFVAFALHLVTHILQAIWLRRYIPALATSILCLPVSSIIIWKTTTLLHINTIELLVFSLIGVLIIISNLFFALWLGKQFSKRMS